The following proteins are encoded in a genomic region of Primulina huaijiensis isolate GDHJ02 chromosome 3, ASM1229523v2, whole genome shotgun sequence:
- the LOC140972299 gene encoding amino acid transporter AVT1J-like — protein sequence MERSVDGIIVDENGDKIIDINGATISDEMIDFEDDYHKGSTSFLKTCLNSVNALSGVGILSLPYAVSSGGWLTLIFFFLIAGSTYYTALLIQRCLDMDRNIRSYPDIGGRAFGPKGRAIASIATNIELYLVATGFLILDGDNLHNLFPGIEFNVGKLVFGGRTCFILMMGLLLLPTVWLNNMQILSYISATGVVASFVILCSVLWAGAFDGIGFREKGMLINFKGIPTALSLYAFCYCAHPVFPTLYNSMKSRKKFSKIMLVCFLVSTTSYAAMAVLGYLMFGSKVESQVTLNLPTNKTSAKVAIYTTLVNPFAKFALMVKPIVSSLENRLSSRPNRRHSTLIRTGMTLSMMVVGITIPFFGQLMSLVGAFLGVTGSIILPCVFFLKISGMYRRFEFEMAFIWVIISLGGVILVVGTYTALQEIFKHLL from the exons ATGGAACGCAGTGTAGATGGCATCATCGTCGACGAAAATGGCGACAAGATAATCGACATCAACGGAGCTACCATCAGTGATGAGATGATCGACTTCGAGGACGACTATCACAAAGGCTCGACGTCTTTTTTGAAAACCTGTTTAAATAGTGTCAATGCTTTATCag GTGTTGGGATATTATCACTTCCTTATGCAGTATCATCTGGGGGCTGGTTGACTTTGATATTTTTCTTTCTCATAGCCGGCTCAACTTACTATACTGCTTTATTGATTCAAAGATGCTTGGACATGGATCGAAACATAAGAAGCTATCCCGATATCGGTGGCCGCGCATTCGGGCCTAAAGGAAGAGCAATTGCGTCCATAGCCACGAACATCGAACTTTACTTGGTTGCAACAGGTTTCTTGATACTCGACGGAGATAATTTGCATAATTTATTTCCAGGCATAGAATTTAACGTCGGTAAGCTCGTTTTCGGAGGAAGAACGTGCTTTATTCTCATGATGGGCCTCCTTTTACTTCCCACAGTTTGGTTGAATAATATGCAAATTCTTTCTTACATATCCGCCACAGGAGTTGTAGCTTCTTTTGTCATTCTCTGTTCGGTTTTATGGGCTGGTGCATTCGACGGAATCGGATTCCGTGAAAAGGGAATGCTGATAAATTTTAAAGGAATTCCCACGGCTCTCAGCTTGTATGCCTTTTGTTATTGCGCTCATCCGGTTTTTCCTACGTTGTACAATTCGATGAAAAGCCGAAAAAAATTCTCTAAG ATCATGCTCGTTTGCTTCCTTGTTTCGACAACTAGCTACGCAGCCATGGCGGTCTTAGGGTATCTCATGTTCGGTTCAAAAGTAGAGTCTCAAGTAACTTTGAATCTTCCAACGAACAAAACCAGCGCGAAAGTAGCGATTTACACCACACTTGTGAATCCATTCGCCAAGTTCGCATTGATGGTGAAGCCAATCGTAAGTTCACTTGAAAATCGTCTCTCGTCACGTCCCAATAGAAGGCATAGCACCTTGATTAGGACGGGAATGACACTTAGCATGATGGTGGTGGGCATAACCATCCCCTTTTTCGGACAACTCATGTCGCTTGTTGGCGCGTTTTTGGGCGTAACAGGCTCGATCATACTTCCATGTGTTTTCTTCTTGAAGATTTCTGGGATGTATCGGAGGTTCGAATTCGAGATGGCCTTTATCTGGGTGATCATATCTCTAGGTGGTGTGATTCTTGTTGTTGGTACTTACACAGCTTTGCAGGAGATATTTAAACATTTGTTATGA
- the LOC140974011 gene encoding transketolase, chloroplastic-like produces MAMASSPNPLLFPTKSTKQNTRTQRFSCKSTLLHNNKTTHLSTDQNYKLLWKQELQTAYPSHFSALEKEIEEDDERFQELVDSRCVDNFRMLVVDSVQEARSGHPGMAMGMAEVGYLLYRHVLRYNPKDPGWFDRDRFVLSAGHGCLLQYVCLHLAGFQSIQIEDLKRLCKLGSNTPGHPENVVTDGIEVTTGPLGQGVANAVGLALVEAHLAARFNKPDITIVDHRTYCIMGDGCAMEGISHEAASLAAHWRLNKLTLIYDDNSNTIDGSTNLAFSEDISLRFKALGWNTIIIDDTRGNMKSLKNALLEAYKENQRPTFIQVKTRIGKLSKKEGTSKAHHGVFDEEDEKQMKQKIKWEDRDRFHVIPMTYREMQSQGDYGEVLEKEWHSKLSCYKSKYPEGAAEFQVLLNGGLVPGWENSLPTWSQSDPLDATRGYSEKCLNHLAKVLPGFVGGSADLASSNKAYLHDYGDFQLPASPWGRNIRYGVREHAMAGISNGIALHGSGLIPFAATFLVFSDYMKNSIRLSALSQAGVIYVMTHDSIGLGEDGPTHQPVEQLAGLRAIPRLLVFRPADGNETSGAYKVAVANRDVPSLIALSRQKVAAHVEGTDVDAVARGGYIVSDNSGQDLPDIILIGTGSELCLCESSADVLRKEGQKVRVVSLVCWRLFDRQPVEYKEHILPRSVTKRLSVEASYPLGWREYVGQEGVILGVEEFGASGAYLDTFNKYGFTEENITRIARELLSK; encoded by the exons ATGGCAATGGCTTCTAGCCCCAATCCCCTCCTCTTTCCCACAAAGTCGACCAAACAAAACACCAGAACCCAACGATTTTCATGCAAAAGCACTCTCCTCCACAACAACAAAACAACCCATCTCTCCACAGACCAAAACTACAAGCTCCTATGGAAGCAGGAGCTCCAAACAGCTTACCCGTCCCATTTCTCAGCTCTGGAGAAAGAGATCGAAGAAGACGACGAGAGATTTCAGGAGCTCGTGGACAGCAGGTGCGTGGACAACTTCAGAATGCTGGTGGTTGATTCTGTGCAGGAGGCGCGATCGGGGCACCCTGGAATGGCGATGGGGATGGCTGAGGTTGGATACTTGCTGTACAGGCACGTGCTGAGGTACAATCCTAAGGATCCCGGGTGGTTTGATCGGGATAGGTTTGTTCTCAGTGCCGGCCATGGCTGTCTGCTTCAGTATGTTTGCCTTCATCTTGCTGGGTTTCAGTCTATTCAG ATTGAGGACCTCAAACGGTTGTGTAAACTTGGAAGTAATACACCCGGCCATCCAGAGAATGTAGTGACAGATGGAATTGAAGTTACCACAG GGCCCCTAGGACAAGGAGTAGCAAACGCCGTTGGTCTAGCGCTCGTAGAAGCCCACTTAGCAGCCAGGTTCAACAAACCAGATATTACAATCGTAGACCATCGAAC GTATTGCATCATGGGTGATGGCTGTGCCATGGAAGGAATTTCACACGAAGCAGCATCGCTGGCAGCACATTGGCGGCTTAataagcttacattaatttaTGATGATAATAGTAACACAATTGATGGTTCCACCAACCTCGCATTTTCTGAGGATATATCGTTACGATTTAAGGCACTGGGTTGGAATACAATAATCATAGATGATACACGTGGAAACATGAAATCCCTTAAAAACGCTCTGTTGGAAGCTTACAAGGAAAACCAAAGGCCAACTTTTATACAG GTGAAGACGCGCATTGGAAAATTGTCGAAAAAGGAAGGAACTTCAAAAGCACACCATGGTGTATTTGATGAAGAAGATGAGAAACAGATGAAGCAGAAGATTAAGTGGGAGGATCGAGACCGGTTCCATGTGATTCCTATGACCTATAG GGAAATGCAATCCCAAGGCGATTATGGAGAAGTATTGGAAAAGGAGTGGCATTCTAAATTGAGTTGTTACAAAAGCAAATACCCAGAAGGAGCAGCAGAGTTCCAGGTTCTTCTAAATGGAGGATTGGTGCCGGGTTGGGAAAATTCGTTGCCG ACATGGTCTCAATCCGACCCTCTCGATGCAACACGGGGCTACTCCGAGAAGTGCTTAAACCATCTTGCAAAAGTTCTTCCAGGCTTTGTCGGCGGAAGTGCAGATCTTGCTTCCTCTAACAAAGCCTATCTACACGACTACGGTGATTTTCAGCTGCCTGCCTCTCCATGGGGTCGAAACATCAGATATGGTGTGAGGGAACATGCCATGGCCGGAATTTCAAATGGCATCGCATTGCATGGTAGCGGTCTGATTCCATTTGCGGCAACCTTCCTTGTCTTCTCTGATTACATGAAGAACTCGATCAGGCTATCTGCCCTAAGTCAAGCCGGAGTCATCTATGTAATGACTCATGACTCAATTGGTTTGGGAGAAGATGGGCCAACACACCAGCCGGTTGAGCAGCTCGCTGGCTTACGAGCTATTCCACGGCTTCTAGTTTTCCGCCCAGCAGATGGGAATGAGACCTCCGGTGCATACAAAGTAGCTGTTGCGAATCGAGACGTGCCAAGTCTCATTGCCTTGTCAAGGCAAAAAGTGGCGGCACATGTGGAAGGAACGGATGTTGATGCAGTAGCAAGGGGTGGTTATATAGTGAGTGACAACTCGGGGCAAGATTTACCGGACATCATATTGATCGGTACGGGATCTGAGttatgtctttgtgaaagtagTGCGGATGTTCTGAGGAAAGAAGGGCAGAAGGTGAGAGTCGTTTCGCTAGTGTGTTGGAGGCTCTTCGACAGGCAGCCTGTCGAGTACAAAGAGCACATCTTGCCACGTAGCGTAACTAAGCGCCTTAGTGTCGAGGCTAGCTATCCTCTGGGATGGAGGGAGTATGTTGGACAAGAAGGTGTGATTCTTGGTGTGGAAGAATTTGGTGCCAGTGGAGCTTATTTGGACACTTTTAACAAGTACGGTTTTACAGAAGAGAATATTACCAGGATCGCTCGGGAACTTCTGTCAAAATAA